A window of the Egibacter rhizosphaerae genome harbors these coding sequences:
- a CDS encoding small multi-drug export protein has translation MDVLDLLRDWAAQGALGYLAVLIGAAVPWVELLVVVPPAILLDLDPTLVAIVAFVGNFLPVLGLVAGWSVILRRREARGKAAPGSAESGRYARGRRVARRYGVPGLALLGPLLTGIHLAALIALGLGASRREVVIWTAGSLALWAAGTALATVGGMTAVGG, from the coding sequence ATGGACGTGCTCGACCTCCTGCGGGACTGGGCCGCACAGGGCGCGCTGGGTTACCTGGCCGTCCTGATCGGGGCAGCCGTGCCGTGGGTCGAGCTTCTGGTTGTCGTGCCTCCCGCGATCCTGCTCGATCTCGACCCGACGCTCGTGGCGATCGTGGCGTTCGTCGGGAACTTCCTCCCGGTTCTCGGGCTGGTGGCGGGCTGGTCGGTGATCCTGCGCCGGCGGGAGGCGCGGGGTAAGGCGGCCCCGGGCAGCGCCGAGTCGGGCCGGTACGCCCGCGGCCGCCGCGTCGCCCGGCGTTACGGGGTTCCGGGGCTGGCACTGCTGGGACCCCTGCTCACGGGCATCCATCTCGCCGCGTTGATCGCCCTCGGGCTCGGCGCGTCGCGTCGGGAGGTCGTGATCTGGACGGCGGGGAGCCTGGCGCTCTGGGCAGCCGGCACTGCCTTGGCGACCGTGGGTGGCATGACGGCCGTAGGGGGTTAA
- the rny gene encoding ribonuclease Y, producing the protein MEATATAWALATVVALATAIVVLTVDRALARRRKAREHGGLDQREQRLLQREETLETKASTLELREANLLERERTLAAAQADLEDERVTVRKRLEELADYTADEARQDLIEEVEAQARADARELVRDVEQRTRQEAGRRGQEILATAVQRVASSSTAAVATSTVSLPDEDMKGRIIGRDGRNIRAFQQVTGVDVIVDDSPGVVTLSSFDGVRREIARRTLEALVEDGRIQPASIENAFEKAADDVQKFVLAAGEEAIREARVEDDVPDELVRLLGELEFRSSYGQNVRLHSIECALIAGVMAEELGRDGTVARRAALLHDIGKALTHKVEGSHAAVGAELSRRVGESEPVCHAIAAHHDEVEPQTVEAALVQAADAASAARPGARRQAWEQYVSRLNSIEDICQSFDGVREVHALQSGREVRVMVAPDAIDDTQARSLTSEITRKLEAEARYPGQINVTVIREFRVRGTAK; encoded by the coding sequence ATGGAGGCCACCGCGACGGCGTGGGCATTGGCCACGGTCGTCGCGCTGGCCACGGCGATCGTCGTGCTGACGGTCGATCGCGCGTTGGCGCGCCGTCGTAAAGCCCGTGAGCACGGGGGCCTCGACCAGCGAGAGCAGCGCTTGCTCCAACGCGAGGAGACCCTCGAGACGAAGGCCTCGACCCTCGAGCTCCGGGAGGCCAATCTGCTCGAACGCGAGCGGACCCTCGCGGCGGCTCAGGCCGACCTCGAGGACGAGCGGGTCACCGTGCGAAAGCGGCTCGAGGAGCTCGCCGACTACACCGCTGACGAGGCGCGCCAGGACCTCATCGAGGAGGTCGAGGCACAAGCCCGTGCCGATGCGCGGGAGCTCGTCCGTGACGTGGAGCAACGCACCCGCCAGGAGGCGGGTCGACGCGGGCAGGAGATCCTCGCGACCGCCGTGCAGCGCGTGGCCTCGTCGTCGACCGCTGCGGTGGCGACGAGCACGGTCAGCCTGCCCGACGAGGACATGAAGGGTCGGATCATCGGGCGGGATGGTCGCAACATTCGCGCGTTCCAGCAGGTGACCGGCGTCGACGTGATCGTCGACGACAGCCCGGGGGTCGTGACGCTGTCGAGCTTCGACGGGGTGCGCCGCGAGATCGCGCGGCGGACGCTCGAGGCGTTGGTGGAGGATGGGCGCATCCAGCCCGCGAGCATCGAGAACGCCTTCGAGAAGGCGGCGGACGACGTGCAGAAGTTCGTGCTCGCCGCGGGCGAGGAGGCGATCAGGGAGGCGCGGGTCGAGGATGACGTGCCGGACGAACTCGTTCGGCTCCTCGGCGAGTTGGAGTTCCGCAGCAGCTACGGGCAGAACGTGCGCCTGCACAGCATCGAGTGCGCGCTGATCGCGGGAGTGATGGCCGAGGAGCTCGGTCGGGACGGCACCGTCGCGCGGCGCGCGGCCCTATTGCACGACATCGGCAAGGCCCTCACGCACAAGGTCGAGGGAAGCCATGCGGCCGTCGGTGCTGAGCTCTCGAGGCGCGTGGGTGAGTCCGAGCCGGTCTGTCACGCGATCGCGGCCCACCACGACGAGGTCGAGCCCCAGACCGTCGAGGCCGCCCTCGTGCAGGCCGCTGACGCCGCGTCCGCTGCCCGGCCGGGGGCTCGTCGCCAGGCGTGGGAGCAGTACGTCAGTCGGCTCAACTCGATCGAGGACATCTGCCAGTCGTTCGATGGTGTCCGCGAGGTCCATGCGCTCCAGTCGGGCCGTGAGGTGCGTGTCATGGTCGCGCCGGACGCGATCGATGATACGCAGGCGAGGTCGTTGACCTCCGAGATCACCCGCAAGCTCGAGGCCGAGGCGCGCTACCCGGGGCAGATCAACGTGACGGTGATCCGCGAGTTCCGCGTGCGCGGGACCGCCAAGTAG
- a CDS encoding regulatory protein RecX gives MNDPTTASRPDVASGSTPETGTAPDQVGDAVAFVLRSTRQRPQTEAELRDKLAERGVASEVVQEALAQARSLGATDDRAFARAWVRDRGQGRGYGALRLRQELLRRRVPDHLVDEALATLEDRDEESVAEDLARERAARFEARIEPDRAARRLAGFLQRRGYPPALAQRVAIRVSGLDRDWD, from the coding sequence GTGAACGACCCGACCACCGCCTCTCGACCCGACGTGGCCTCGGGCTCGACCCCCGAGACCGGTACCGCGCCCGACCAGGTCGGGGACGCCGTGGCATTCGTGCTCCGCAGCACACGCCAGCGACCCCAGACGGAGGCCGAGCTGCGGGACAAGCTCGCGGAACGCGGCGTCGCATCGGAAGTCGTCCAGGAGGCCCTGGCCCAGGCCCGTTCGCTCGGCGCGACCGATGACCGTGCCTTCGCGCGGGCCTGGGTCCGGGACCGCGGCCAGGGCCGCGGGTACGGCGCCTTGCGGCTGCGTCAGGAGTTGCTGCGCCGCCGCGTGCCCGACCATCTCGTCGACGAGGCCCTCGCGACGCTGGAGGATCGGGACGAGGAATCCGTGGCCGAGGATCTCGCGCGCGAGCGTGCTGCGCGCTTCGAGGCTCGGATCGAGCCCGACCGAGCCGCGCGCCGACTCGCGGGGTTCCTGCAGCGGCGCGGGTACCCGCCCGCGCTGGCGCAGCGGGTCGCCATCCGAGTCAGTGGCCTGGACCGGGACTGGGACTGA
- the nrdR gene encoding transcriptional regulator NrdR: MRCPYCATDDDRVIDSRAAGEAIRRRRACNSCGQRFSTYERVEQTPLRVRKRSGDVEAFDRDKVAKGIARATTNLPLEPGAVRRAVARVEGRLRDSGRREVTSDVVGGEVLAALRELHDVAYMRFASVYKSFTSPEDFHRELASLSTDDEPPEPASTP, from the coding sequence GTGCGCTGCCCGTACTGCGCGACCGACGACGACCGCGTGATCGATTCGCGAGCGGCGGGCGAAGCGATCCGCCGCCGCCGAGCCTGCAACTCCTGCGGGCAACGGTTCAGCACGTACGAGCGCGTGGAGCAGACCCCTCTGCGGGTACGCAAGCGCTCCGGCGACGTCGAGGCATTCGACCGGGACAAGGTGGCGAAAGGCATCGCCCGCGCGACCACGAACCTGCCGCTCGAGCCCGGAGCCGTGCGACGCGCGGTCGCCCGGGTCGAGGGACGGCTACGCGACTCGGGGAGGCGGGAGGTCACGTCCGACGTCGTGGGCGGCGAGGTGCTCGCCGCCCTGCGCGAGCTCCACGACGTCGCGTACATGCGCTTCGCGAGCGTGTACAAGAGCTTCACCAGCCCCGAGGACTTCCATCGCGAACTGGCGAGCCTGTCCACCGACGACGAGCCGCCCGAGCCCGCCTCGACGCCATAG
- the miaA gene encoding tRNA (adenosine(37)-N6)-dimethylallyltransferase MiaA has product MLALVGPTAAGKSEAALSAARELDRTGIPVEIVAVDAFTVYRGMDVGTAKSPAEARAEVAHHMVDVLAPEEDCTVQWFQGQARQRIAEVRARGALPLLVGGSGLYFRAVVDPLEFPPTDPDVRDALVARHATDPEGAHEQLARLDPAAAARIEPGNLRRTVRALEVIRLTGRPFSAFRTAWDLPHEPRSDLHVVGIDMDRATLAERIERRVARMLAGGLVEECRALAGRSLSRTARQAIGYAEVFDYLAGQASLEEAAERVRVRTRRFAARQQRWFRADPRVQWRSDRVAAALVGAAKERLPNR; this is encoded by the coding sequence ATGCTCGCGCTCGTCGGACCGACCGCCGCGGGCAAGTCCGAGGCGGCGCTGTCGGCGGCGCGCGAACTCGACCGCACCGGGATCCCGGTCGAGATCGTCGCGGTCGACGCTTTCACCGTCTACCGGGGGATGGACGTGGGCACGGCGAAGTCCCCGGCCGAGGCGCGCGCGGAAGTCGCCCACCACATGGTCGACGTGCTCGCGCCGGAGGAGGACTGCACCGTCCAGTGGTTCCAGGGGCAGGCGCGCCAGCGGATCGCGGAGGTTCGCGCACGTGGGGCCCTGCCGCTGCTCGTCGGGGGCTCCGGGCTCTACTTCCGGGCGGTGGTGGATCCGCTCGAGTTCCCCCCAACCGACCCGGACGTGCGGGACGCGCTCGTCGCGCGGCACGCGACGGATCCCGAGGGTGCCCACGAGCAGCTCGCGCGCCTCGACCCCGCGGCGGCCGCGCGCATCGAGCCCGGCAACCTTCGCCGCACCGTGCGGGCGCTCGAGGTGATCCGCCTCACGGGACGGCCGTTCAGCGCGTTCCGCACCGCGTGGGACCTGCCCCACGAGCCGCGGTCCGACCTTCACGTCGTCGGAATCGACATGGATCGCGCGACCTTGGCCGAGCGCATCGAACGACGCGTGGCACGGATGCTGGCCGGTGGGCTGGTGGAGGAGTGCCGTGCGCTCGCCGGCCGCTCGCTGTCGCGCACCGCTCGCCAGGCGATCGGCTATGCCGAGGTGTTCGACTACCTGGCCGGGCAGGCGAGCCTCGAGGAGGCCGCCGAGCGCGTCCGCGTCCGGACGCGGCGGTTCGCCGCGCGCCAGCAACGATGGTTTCGCGCGGACCCGCGGGTACAGTGGAGATCCGACCGCGTCGCGGCAGCCCTCGTCGGAGCCGCGAAGGAGCGACTACCGAACCGATGA
- a CDS encoding DUF6458 family protein has translation MTIGGSIGLIVLGAILAFAITADIPGVNLVAVGYILIVGGGAGLVAGLFMRNRRRVVREPGRQTVIEESDGP, from the coding sequence ATGACCATTGGCGGCAGTATCGGCCTGATCGTGCTCGGCGCGATCCTCGCGTTCGCCATCACGGCGGACATCCCTGGCGTGAACCTCGTCGCCGTGGGCTACATCCTCATCGTCGGCGGCGGCGCCGGGCTCGTGGCGGGGCTGTTCATGCGCAACCGCCGCCGGGTCGTCCGCGAACCCGGGCGGCAGACGGTGATCGAGGAGAGCGACGGGCCCTGA
- a CDS encoding TetR/AcrR family transcriptional regulator → MPKIVDHEEYRAELLAGSAELFADRGFDGLTTREVADALGVSTGTIYHYFSGKRDLFLRVVEHMTERLTVVLTADLEQAEGPVARFDALLANAAAHEDWLARYNRICLDHLRERSDDGTEVMVATMDRAVSQLADALDLASGEARFLVITVFGIITQRDLDGGATSFDEQAAQLRRWLTATNH, encoded by the coding sequence GTGCCGAAGATCGTCGACCACGAGGAGTACCGCGCCGAACTGCTCGCGGGCTCCGCGGAGCTGTTCGCGGATCGAGGGTTCGACGGGCTCACCACCCGGGAGGTCGCGGACGCGCTGGGCGTGTCGACCGGGACGATCTATCACTACTTCAGCGGCAAGCGGGACCTGTTCCTGCGGGTCGTGGAGCACATGACCGAACGGCTGACCGTCGTGCTCACAGCCGACCTCGAACAGGCCGAGGGGCCGGTGGCGCGGTTCGACGCACTGCTCGCCAACGCGGCGGCCCACGAGGACTGGCTCGCCCGCTACAACCGCATCTGCCTCGACCACCTGCGGGAGCGCAGCGACGACGGCACCGAGGTCATGGTCGCGACGATGGATCGCGCGGTATCGCAGCTTGCCGATGCGCTCGACCTCGCCTCGGGCGAAGCTCGTTTCCTCGTGATCACGGTCTTCGGGATCATCACCCAGCGAGATCTCGACGGGGGCGCGACCAGCTTCGATGAACAGGCTGCCCAGCTTCGCCGCTGGCTGACCGCTACCAACCACTGA
- the hflX gene encoding GTPase HflX: MTDKRSTRTEEPQAPLRRADRRRAAAQRVRDDAPQEGVAIIRRVDRAVLVAVQTPEQNRADVDGALDELALLLDTAGGEAAERLVQRRDHPDGGTFIGRGKIEELRELAAETDADAVVFDDELSPAQQRNLEERLGVKVLDRTIVILDIFAQHAASREGKAQVELAQLSYLLPRLRGWGHALSRLGGGIGTRGPGETQLEVDRRKLNRRIAKLRRDLEDFERTRRLKGAERERQQVPVVALVGYTNAGKSTLLRALSGAELHVADQLFATLDTTVRRVSLSDGREVVATDTVGFVRKLPTQLIEAFKSTLEETLRADLVVHVVDASHPEAQVQIAAVDEVLEEIGAQDMPTLLALNKVDALDAEERRELHRDFPDAVAVSAATGQNVERLLGRVAAALPTPRREVEALVPYAEGQLVAQAHREGEVRKEEHRPEGTYLVVDADRVTADALWPYAFADPWAGERGE, translated from the coding sequence GTGACCGACAAGCGATCCACCCGCACCGAGGAGCCCCAGGCGCCACTGCGTCGCGCCGATCGGCGGCGCGCGGCGGCCCAGCGTGTGCGCGACGATGCGCCCCAGGAGGGCGTCGCGATCATCCGGCGGGTCGACCGCGCGGTGCTCGTTGCGGTGCAGACACCGGAGCAGAACCGTGCCGACGTCGACGGCGCGCTCGACGAGTTGGCGTTGCTGCTCGACACCGCGGGTGGCGAGGCGGCCGAGCGACTCGTGCAGCGCCGCGACCATCCCGACGGCGGCACGTTCATCGGCCGCGGCAAGATCGAGGAGCTTCGCGAGCTGGCGGCGGAGACGGACGCCGACGCGGTGGTCTTCGACGACGAGCTGTCGCCCGCGCAGCAGCGCAACCTCGAGGAACGACTCGGCGTCAAGGTCCTCGACCGCACGATCGTGATCCTCGACATCTTCGCGCAGCACGCCGCGAGCCGGGAGGGCAAGGCGCAGGTCGAGCTCGCGCAGCTGAGCTATCTGCTGCCGCGGCTCCGCGGCTGGGGACACGCGCTGTCGCGCCTCGGCGGCGGGATCGGCACTCGGGGGCCGGGTGAGACGCAGCTGGAGGTCGACCGCCGGAAGCTGAACCGTCGGATCGCGAAACTACGGCGTGACCTCGAGGACTTCGAGCGAACCCGACGCCTCAAGGGCGCTGAGCGCGAGCGCCAGCAGGTCCCGGTCGTGGCCCTCGTCGGTTACACGAACGCCGGCAAGTCGACGTTGCTGCGCGCGCTGTCGGGCGCCGAGCTGCACGTGGCCGATCAACTGTTCGCGACCCTCGACACGACCGTGCGTCGCGTGTCGTTGTCTGACGGACGGGAGGTCGTGGCGACCGACACTGTCGGGTTCGTCCGAAAGTTGCCCACGCAGCTCATCGAGGCGTTCAAGTCGACCCTCGAGGAGACGCTGCGTGCGGACCTGGTGGTCCACGTCGTCGATGCGTCCCACCCGGAGGCCCAGGTGCAGATCGCCGCCGTCGACGAGGTGCTGGAGGAGATCGGCGCGCAGGACATGCCCACGCTCCTCGCCCTCAACAAGGTGGATGCGCTGGACGCCGAGGAACGGCGCGAACTGCACCGGGACTTCCCCGATGCGGTGGCCGTGTCGGCGGCGACCGGGCAGAACGTCGAGCGTCTGCTCGGTCGTGTCGCCGCCGCGTTGCCCACGCCCCGCCGCGAGGTCGAGGCCCTCGTGCCTTACGCCGAGGGGCAGCTCGTGGCGCAAGCGCACCGCGAGGGGGAGGTGCGCAAGGAGGAGCACCGCCCGGAAGGGACCTACCTGGTGGTCGATGCGGACCGCGTCACCGCCGATGCGCTGTGGCCATACGCGTTCGCCGATCCCTGGGCCGGTGAGCGGGGGGAGTGA
- the miaB gene encoding tRNA (N6-isopentenyl adenosine(37)-C2)-methylthiotransferase MiaB, which yields MSAPTYFIRTFGCQMNEHDSERAAGVLETMGYRPAADMDAADLVLFNTCAVRENADNKLYGQLSQVKPLKQADPEKTVVVGGCLAQKDQDAVAEKAPWVDVVYGTHNMGRLPELLSQADSTHLPVVEILEHTEMFPSALPARREVEHHAWVSISIGCNNTCTFCIVPMLRGPEKSRKLGEIVSEVRELVADGVREVSLLGQNVNSYGRDLVFADPGDGPRNRTMFAELLYALGEVDGLERVRFTSPHPKDFTSDVFAAMRDIDNVCEQLHLPLQSGSDRILKRMQRSYRAQRFLDLVAEARETIPGVAISTDIIVGFPGETEEDFESTLAVVEQAAFDAAFTFEYSPRQGTAAAEMDGHLPADVVNARYQRLAGLTRDLSEQANERQVGTVQELLLEGPSKKDPTKLSGRTRTNRLVHVPGPDGGGLAGLAAGQLVPARLDSARANYLLGEVVDAACDAPVGGPRPMTTALR from the coding sequence ATGAGCGCTCCCACCTACTTCATCCGCACCTTCGGGTGCCAGATGAACGAGCACGACTCCGAGCGCGCGGCCGGCGTGCTCGAGACGATGGGCTACCGGCCCGCGGCGGACATGGACGCCGCGGACCTTGTGCTCTTCAACACCTGTGCGGTCCGCGAGAACGCGGACAACAAGCTGTACGGCCAGCTGTCGCAGGTGAAGCCGCTCAAGCAGGCGGACCCGGAGAAGACCGTCGTCGTCGGGGGCTGTCTGGCGCAGAAGGACCAGGACGCGGTCGCGGAGAAGGCTCCGTGGGTCGACGTGGTCTACGGCACCCACAACATGGGACGTCTTCCGGAGTTGCTCAGCCAGGCGGACTCCACCCACCTGCCGGTCGTGGAGATCCTCGAGCACACCGAGATGTTCCCGTCCGCGCTGCCGGCTCGGCGCGAGGTCGAGCACCACGCGTGGGTCTCGATCTCGATCGGCTGCAACAACACCTGCACGTTCTGCATCGTGCCGATGCTCCGGGGCCCGGAGAAGTCCCGCAAGCTGGGCGAGATCGTGAGCGAGGTGCGGGAACTCGTCGCCGACGGCGTCCGGGAGGTGAGCCTGCTCGGGCAGAACGTGAACTCCTACGGCCGCGACCTCGTGTTCGCCGATCCCGGCGACGGGCCACGCAACCGCACGATGTTCGCGGAGCTCTTGTACGCGCTCGGGGAGGTCGACGGCCTCGAGCGGGTGCGCTTCACGAGCCCGCACCCCAAGGACTTCACAAGCGACGTGTTCGCCGCGATGCGCGACATCGACAACGTCTGCGAGCAGTTGCACCTGCCGCTGCAGTCGGGCAGCGACCGCATCCTCAAGCGGATGCAGCGCAGCTACCGGGCGCAGCGCTTCCTCGACCTCGTCGCCGAGGCTCGGGAGACCATTCCCGGTGTGGCGATCTCGACCGACATCATCGTCGGCTTCCCCGGTGAGACCGAGGAGGACTTCGAGTCCACGCTCGCCGTGGTCGAGCAGGCGGCCTTCGACGCCGCGTTCACCTTCGAGTACTCGCCCCGGCAGGGGACCGCGGCGGCCGAGATGGACGGTCACCTGCCCGCCGACGTAGTCAACGCGCGGTATCAGCGGCTCGCGGGGCTCACGCGGGACTTGAGCGAGCAAGCGAACGAGCGCCAGGTCGGCACGGTCCAGGAGTTGCTCCTCGAAGGGCCCAGCAAGAAGGACCCCACCAAGCTCTCGGGCCGCACGCGCACGAACCGGCTCGTGCACGTACCCGGCCCGGACGGGGGCGGTCTCGCCGGGCTCGCCGCCGGCCAGCTCGTCCCCGCGCGCCTCGATTCCGCCCGTGCGAACTATCTGCTCGGCGAGGTCGTCGACGCGGCGTGCGATGCGCCCGTGGGCGGACCGCGACCCATGACGACCGCGCTGCGGTGA
- the lexA gene encoding transcriptional repressor LexA, giving the protein MSTPTEPADEVHSGGLTPRQHAILTYIRDAVRDRGFPPSVREIGEAVGLSSTSSVHNQLAQLQQAGYLRRDQSRPRAIEVLPPPGEAAAEAAHAEGAQAAELAGVRRIPLVGEIAAGAPIIADEHIEQQVTLPEDLVGEGTLFMLRVRGESMVDDGILPDDLVVVRQQPTVEQGEMCAALIDGEATVKRFRRGRDGRLWLDPSNEAFEPIPLDPQADNQILGRVVAVLRTV; this is encoded by the coding sequence GTGTCCACACCCACCGAACCTGCCGACGAGGTCCACTCCGGGGGGCTCACGCCACGTCAGCACGCGATCCTCACGTACATCCGCGACGCCGTGCGAGATCGCGGGTTTCCGCCGAGCGTGCGCGAAATCGGCGAGGCCGTCGGCCTGAGCTCGACCTCGAGCGTGCACAACCAGCTCGCGCAGTTGCAGCAGGCCGGCTACCTGCGCCGCGACCAGTCCCGCCCGCGGGCGATCGAGGTGCTCCCCCCGCCCGGGGAGGCCGCAGCAGAAGCCGCGCACGCCGAGGGCGCTCAGGCTGCCGAACTCGCCGGCGTCCGCCGGATCCCGTTGGTGGGCGAGATCGCTGCAGGCGCGCCGATCATCGCCGATGAGCACATCGAGCAGCAGGTCACGCTGCCCGAGGACCTCGTCGGCGAAGGCACGCTCTTCATGCTCCGCGTTCGAGGCGAGTCGATGGTGGACGACGGGATCCTGCCCGACGACCTGGTGGTGGTTCGCCAGCAGCCCACCGTGGAGCAGGGGGAGATGTGCGCGGCGCTGATCGACGGTGAGGCGACTGTGAAGCGGTTCCGGCGCGGCCGGGACGGCAGGCTGTGGCTCGACCCGTCGAACGAAGCCTTCGAGCCGATCCCGCTTGACCCGCAAGCGGACAACCAGATCCTCGGGCGCGTCGTCGCGGTCCTGCGTACCGTCTGA
- the recA gene encoding recombinase RecA — protein MAIGQIEKQYGKGAIMRMGEEAKVQVASIPTGALSLDLALGIGGIPRGRVTEIYGPESSGKTTVALHIVAEAQQAGGIAAFIDAEHALDPKYARALGVDVEALLVSQPDTGEQALEIADMLVRSGAVDVVVVDSVAALTPRAEIEGEMGDSHVGLQARLMSQALRKLAGTLQKSSTAAVFINQIREKVGVMFGSPETTPGGRALKFYSSVRLDVRRIESLKDGNDFVGNRIRVKVAKNKVSAPFRQAEFDILFGEGISKEGAIIDVGVDNGIIKKAGAWYTYDGEQLGQGRENARKFLKEHTDVAAEITKKVTEHLGLVPTDVTGGEASGDVEGSAGGVESAESTESGTAGGDSQAEGSTKGPKGGKGTKASRTQKADPPGDAEVDADGSPSLINE, from the coding sequence ATGGCCATCGGCCAGATCGAAAAGCAGTACGGCAAGGGCGCGATCATGCGCATGGGCGAGGAAGCCAAGGTCCAGGTGGCCTCCATCCCCACGGGCGCGCTGAGCCTCGATCTCGCGCTCGGCATCGGCGGAATCCCGCGAGGCCGCGTCACGGAGATCTACGGACCCGAGAGCAGCGGGAAGACCACCGTCGCGCTGCACATCGTGGCCGAGGCGCAGCAGGCCGGCGGGATCGCCGCCTTCATCGACGCCGAGCACGCGCTCGATCCCAAGTACGCCCGAGCACTCGGGGTCGACGTGGAGGCTCTGCTGGTGAGCCAGCCGGACACCGGGGAGCAGGCCCTCGAGATCGCGGACATGCTCGTCCGCTCGGGGGCGGTCGACGTCGTCGTCGTCGACTCGGTCGCCGCTCTCACCCCTCGTGCCGAGATCGAGGGTGAGATGGGCGACAGCCACGTCGGGTTGCAGGCCCGTCTCATGAGCCAGGCCTTGCGCAAGCTCGCCGGCACGCTGCAGAAGTCGAGCACCGCCGCGGTCTTCATCAACCAGATCCGCGAGAAGGTGGGGGTCATGTTCGGGAGTCCCGAGACGACCCCGGGCGGCCGTGCGCTCAAGTTCTATTCCTCGGTGCGGCTCGACGTCCGGCGCATCGAGTCGTTGAAGGACGGCAACGACTTCGTGGGCAACCGCATCCGCGTCAAGGTCGCGAAGAACAAGGTCTCCGCGCCGTTCCGCCAGGCCGAGTTCGACATCCTCTTCGGTGAGGGGATCTCCAAGGAGGGCGCCATCATCGACGTGGGGGTCGACAACGGGATCATCAAGAAGGCGGGCGCCTGGTACACCTACGACGGCGAGCAACTCGGGCAGGGCCGCGAGAACGCCCGCAAGTTCCTGAAGGAGCACACCGACGTCGCAGCCGAGATCACCAAGAAGGTCACCGAACATCTCGGGCTCGTGCCCACCGACGTGACCGGGGGTGAGGCGAGCGGCGACGTCGAGGGATCCGCTGGTGGCGTCGAGTCCGCTGAGTCCACCGAGAGCGGTACGGCCGGGGGCGATTCGCAAGCCGAGGGATCCACCAAGGGCCCCAAGGGGGGCAAGGGCACGAAGGCCAGCAGGACCCAGAAGGCAGATCCACCCGGCGACGCCGAGGTCGACGCGGACGGCAGCCCATCGCTCATCAACGAGTAG
- the dapF gene encoding diaminopimelate epimerase yields the protein MTAPVPGSAALAFVKAHGTGNDFVLLPDPQGELALTAALTRALCDRHLGLGGDGAIRLAPGEESPGDPSADVFMDYRNADGSVAEMCGNGVRCVAKYVVDRAPGLDRVRVGSRAGTKEVAVVSRHPDGRVDRLRVDMGAPEVLADDHPLTVGGTRFSAVTVSMGNPHAVLVVEDVDIVPLARLGPAIETHTDFGQGTNVEVIAPLGGGRIAGRIWERGVGETLASGTGASAMAVAAHQRGLVGREVTVTLPGGTLDVRLDDPTLWVTGPAVEVASGQLDPAWWGQARAGEAESTGDPAPSGDAPPTDEPTTTGVM from the coding sequence ATGACCGCCCCAGTGCCGGGATCCGCAGCCCTCGCCTTCGTCAAGGCGCACGGGACCGGCAACGACTTCGTGCTGCTGCCCGACCCCCAGGGAGAGCTTGCGCTCACGGCCGCCCTCACGCGGGCGTTGTGTGACCGGCACCTCGGGTTGGGGGGCGACGGGGCGATCCGGCTCGCGCCGGGGGAGGAGTCGCCGGGGGACCCGTCGGCCGACGTGTTCATGGACTACCGCAACGCCGACGGCTCCGTGGCCGAGATGTGCGGCAACGGCGTGCGCTGCGTCGCGAAGTACGTGGTGGACCGCGCGCCGGGCCTCGACCGGGTGAGGGTCGGCAGCCGGGCCGGCACGAAGGAGGTCGCGGTCGTCTCCCGTCATCCCGACGGGCGGGTCGACCGGCTCCGCGTCGACATGGGTGCGCCCGAGGTGCTGGCCGACGACCACCCGCTGACCGTCGGCGGGACGCGCTTCTCAGCGGTCACGGTCTCCATGGGCAACCCGCACGCGGTGCTCGTCGTCGAGGACGTCGACATCGTCCCGCTCGCGCGGCTCGGCCCGGCGATCGAGACCCACACCGACTTCGGACAGGGAACGAACGTGGAGGTCATCGCACCGCTCGGGGGAGGTCGCATCGCGGGGCGCATCTGGGAGCGAGGCGTGGGCGAGACCCTGGCCTCGGGCACCGGGGCCTCCGCGATGGCCGTGGCCGCGCACCAGCGAGGGCTGGTCGGTCGCGAGGTCACCGTGACGCTGCCGGGCGGCACGCTCGACGTGAGGCTCGACGATCCCACCCTGTGGGTCACCGGGCCCGCGGTGGAGGTGGCCTCGGGCCAGCTCGACCCGGCGTGGTGGGGGCAGGCGCGTGCCGGCGAGGCCGAATCGACGGGGGATCCGGCTCCTTCGGGGGACGCGCCGCCGACCGACGAACCGACGACGACAGGAGTGATGTGA